The segment TCAGTATGAATCTCCGAGCCCGAATGATGTTTCTTTCGCCGTATTAGTAAGAAAACATAGCGGCGATATGTCTCCGAGATCAATTCTGGATGAACTGATAAGAGTAAATGCAGTGAAGGAGACAGACGCCGGTTGGTATCGAGTACTTCGAAGAGAATATATACCGGAGGCTCAGGGTGTTCATAATTTTGAGCGGGTCGGTAACGTTATTCGGAACTTTATTAACACTATCGAATTCAACATGTTGAAACAGGAATCTGGGAAGGGCCGGTTTGAACGAGCAGCAGTAGCGGACGATGGAATAAGAATTCAAGACCTACCGAAATTCGATGCGTTCCTGCGAGAGAAGTGTCAAGCCCTGCTGGAG is part of the Deltaproteobacteria bacterium genome and harbors:
- a CDS encoding DUF6502 family protein, whose product is QKERFELKISYNRLGRVLVGWHTDPDFTGPYGLPLELQYESPSPNDVSFAVLVRKHSGDMSPRSILDELIRVNAVKETDAGWYRVLRREYIPEAQGVHNFERVGNVIRNFINTIEFNMLKQESGKGRFERAAVADDGIRIQDLPKFDAFLREKCQALLEEIDNWLTNLPRPDRSRGDHVIRTGLGIFHYLNEEKDERTFKELLKDEGLVSNASSDKKNSDKKVEKSN